Part of the Paenibacillus aurantius genome, AAAAATTCGATAATACCGGGGAAGATTTGGAAGATTTAATTAGTATAGGGACCATAGGCTTGATAAAGGCCATAGAATCCTACTCCCCGGACAAAGGGACGAAGCTCGCAACATTCGCGGCACGCTGTATTGAGAATGAGATCCTGATGCACCTTCGGTCGCTAAAAAAAACGAAGAAAGACGTGTCGCTGCATGATCCGATCGGAACGGATAAAGAAGGCAACGAGATCACGCTGATTGACATCCTGGGGACCGAGAGCGACGATGTCGCGGAGAAAGTACAGCTGAAGATTGAGAAGTCCAAAATCTATGGACATTTGGATATATTGGATGAGCGGGAGCAGGAGGTCATCCGCGGCCGGTTCGGACTGGATACGGGCGGG contains:
- the sigK gene encoding RNA polymerase sporulation sigma factor SigK; this encodes MPGFFAAIALFIKELMLLVSYVKNNAFPQPLAEADEMKHLKRMQEGDQVSRNLLIEHNLRLVAHIVKKFDNTGEDLEDLISIGTIGLIKAIESYSPDKGTKLATFAARCIENEILMHLRSLKKTKKDVSLHDPIGTDKEGNEITLIDILGTESDDVAEKVQLKIEKSKIYGHLDILDEREQEVIRGRFGLDTGGDERTQREIAKELGISRSYVSRIEKRALMKLYHEFYKVKR